In Flavobacterium endoglycinae, one DNA window encodes the following:
- a CDS encoding efflux transporter outer membrane subunit, whose product MTNSSNKYILMVMTAVLLSACSVTKKYERPATLSTDNLYRDQTSADTTTIADMPWQSVFKDEKLNALIQKGLDQNLNLKNAIENIIQARASLSQSKLAYYPTLQLDANATHTKQSEAGLNFPAGININTLTTTYKLGLSTSWEADIWGKLSSSKRAALASYLATDAAKQAVQTQLISDIANNYFLLLAYDKQLKITQETLESRIKNVETIKDLKEGAIVTGAAVVQSEANQHAAEVLIPDLKRSIRETENAINILLAQAPGPIDRGELGSQIVPENIAVGVPSQLLQNRPDVRQAEFNFRVAFESTNLARTYFYPSLTLTASGGFSNLELKDFFSNSIFYSIIGGLTQPIFNQGKNKLRLTTAQSQQLQAYNNFQQSLLTAGSEVSDALYSYQMAVEKEDSRAKQIEALEKAVDYTQQLLEYSSATNYTDVLTSEQNLLAAQLSGINDNLQKLQALVNLYRALGGGWK is encoded by the coding sequence ATGACGAATAGTTCAAATAAATATATTCTTATGGTAATGACAGCCGTACTTTTAAGTGCGTGCTCCGTTACCAAAAAATACGAACGTCCGGCAACACTTTCGACAGACAACTTGTATCGTGACCAAACTTCGGCAGATACCACTACAATTGCCGATATGCCGTGGCAGAGTGTTTTTAAAGATGAGAAACTAAATGCCTTAATTCAAAAAGGATTAGATCAAAACCTTAACCTGAAAAATGCTATAGAAAACATCATTCAGGCGAGAGCTTCTTTGAGCCAGAGTAAATTAGCCTATTATCCAACTTTACAGCTGGATGCTAATGCGACACACACAAAGCAGTCAGAAGCAGGACTTAACTTTCCGGCAGGAATCAATATCAATACTTTGACTACAACGTATAAGTTAGGTTTAAGTACTTCTTGGGAAGCTGATATCTGGGGAAAACTGAGTAGTTCTAAAAGAGCGGCTTTAGCCAGCTATTTAGCAACCGATGCTGCAAAACAAGCAGTTCAGACACAATTGATTTCGGACATTGCCAATAACTATTTCTTACTTCTTGCGTATGACAAACAATTGAAAATTACGCAGGAAACTTTAGAAAGCCGTATTAAGAACGTTGAAACGATTAAAGATTTAAAAGAAGGTGCTATCGTAACCGGTGCAGCTGTCGTTCAGAGTGAAGCCAACCAGCACGCGGCAGAAGTTTTGATTCCAGATTTAAAACGCAGTATTCGTGAAACTGAAAATGCAATCAACATTTTATTGGCACAAGCGCCTGGACCAATTGACCGAGGTGAATTAGGCTCACAGATTGTTCCTGAAAATATTGCAGTTGGAGTTCCTTCTCAATTATTACAAAATCGTCCAGATGTTCGTCAGGCCGAATTTAATTTCAGAGTTGCTTTCGAATCAACCAATTTGGCAAGAACCTATTTCTATCCAAGTTTAACGCTTACAGCCAGCGGTGGATTCTCTAACTTAGAATTGAAAGATTTCTTTAGCAATTCTATATTCTATTCGATTATTGGAGGACTAACACAGCCGATTTTTAATCAAGGTAAAAACAAATTGAGATTAACAACCGCTCAGTCGCAGCAATTGCAAGCATATAATAACTTTCAGCAGAGTTTATTAACAGCAGGAAGTGAAGTTTCAGATGCTTTGTATTCATATCAAATGGCAGTTGAGAAAGAAGACTCGAGAGCGAAACAAATAGAAGCTCTTGAAAAAGCAGTTGATTATACACAGCAATTATTAGAATACAGTTCAGCTACGAATTATACTGATGTATTAACATCTGAGCAAAACCTTTTAGCAGCGCAGTTAAGCGGTATTAATGATAATCTGCAGAAATTACAAGCATTAGTAAATCTGTACAGAGCTTTAGGTGGAGGATGGAAATAA